The Silene latifolia isolate original U9 population chromosome Y, ASM4854445v1, whole genome shotgun sequence sequence GTAGGCACTCATGGTCACAAGTCCTGCCATCCCCGTACCCCTCAGAATCTCACACACCGGCTCGTAGATACCAAGCCTCTCAAGTAACGAACGACACAAAAAACGAGTCAGGAGAAAGTCACAGTCAAGCAAAGCATAAAATCTAGTGCGATGAATACCGTTTACAAAAATTACCTGGAGGTAGTCGGGGTGCGAATCGAGGGAGTCGTCCCCTCGGATGGTAACACGGCCAGCATAATGGCCATCAGCAGGTGTAGCTCGTGCACGACCCCgacctctagaacctgaagtagaagcccgtcctcCGACGGGACGAGGAACTAAAGCCACCCGTGGCGGCAACAGATCGCGGGTGACCACGCAGCGGGTGGTCACCGTACCTAAAAATCGGTTGTAGCCGCAAAGAAGAAGCGAGACCGACCGAGAAAAAGAAGGGCTAGCAGATGCATGGGCGGACGGAGGTAGAGGTCAAAACAGAGCTAGCAAGAAGATACCGGCAGGCGAGAAAAATGGTACCAAAGAAATAACGAGAAAAATGCAGTAGAAGGCGTGGTACTAGCAGGTGTGGAGACGGTAGTAGCAGCAGAGACTACCGTCTCAGTCAAGGATGGACTGACAGTGGAACTGGAAGAAGGCATAGAGCTACTGTCCATCCTAATCAAGCAAGTTATGGGAAACGATAATTAATTGACAAATAAACAACAACAATTCCCGAAACAGTCGAAATTGTCGACTGAACAAGCCCTAATTCCCAATTTCTAcctcaaaaattcgaattaaGCAGATAATCAGTGACGGGGTAAAGGGGAATAATCATCAATTGAAGCAATAACAGCAGAAAGTCCTAATTACAGTCGAAATTTTTCGACTATCATGAACCCTAATCACAAATTATCTCgaaaaattcgaaacaaacaTGTAAACAACGATGAAGTAAGGGAAATAATTATCAAGTAAAGCAATGTAAACAAGaaatcgcaaaaaaaaaaaaaaaaacagtcgtaataagaaattaaaggttggtgacaaagatcaaacctatctatggcattgtcgaatgggacacataaatgaaaaacgcgtgaagaaactcgtcgataatgggactattcccgcattcaatttttctacatttggcacgtgtgaatcatatcttatcggcaaaatgactcgactttccttcaaaggtgttggaatgcgcgctagtgacctattaggactcatacatactgatgtttgtggacctatgtcaattaccgctagagatggctatagatattttatcactttcacggacgatttgagtagatacggatatgtctacttaatgaagcataaaagtgagtcctttgagaaattcaaggaataccataataaggttgagaaccaactgggcagaaaggttaaagcacttcgttcagatcggggtggtgaatatctttcaaatgagtttgatcaacaccttaaagattgtggaatcgttttacagttaactccacctggaacacctcaattaaatggtgtgtccgaacggagaaatcgaactttacttgatatggtttgatccatgatgagtcacacggtagtacctgattcattatggggttttgctcttttgtcagctgctcttatacttaaccgaagtccgactaaagctgtcgacaagactccatatgaaatgtggaggggaacggtccccaacttgtcctttattcgggtttggggctgcgaggcttatgtcaagtggagacatgaggataagctcggcctgcgatcggtcaagacatactttattggttatccaaaagaaatgtttggtcattacttctattcgcctaccgaacatcgagtttttgttgcggctagtgcgacgttcttagagaaagaatttctcgagaacaagtcaagtaatagaaccttcgagtcaTCGGAGATTCCAACCAACAACCgagaacggatggaggaagttgttcctccaacgaTGATATGGTTAATATTCCCCGGGAACCcgggaggtcgggtagagtctcgaTCCTCTCGGACgccagatacattggtatggtcgaggagaatgacgttttactcctagagagtaatgaacccgctacctataaaggtgttatggcctgttccgactcaaagctatggctcgaagccatgcaatccgagatggactccatgtatgagaatgacgtatgggatctagttgatttacctaataaggtaaaacctctacagtgcaaatggctttacaaaataaagcattctgtagacgcgcaaccagatacctataaggcacggcaagtggcaaaaggtttcactcaagtgcacggattgcattatgatgaaatttttgcacctgtagtcatgctacgttccattcggataatcttagcgattgccgcttttcatgactatgaaatttggcaaatggatgtgaaaacctccttcttaaacggttatttgaaggaagagttgtacatggtgcaacccgaaggtttcatagatcctgaacatcctaagaaagtatgcaagcttaagcgttccatttatggacttaagcaagcttctcggagttggaatcatcgtttcgaccaggtgataaaagagtatggtttcactcgatcggtcgaggaaccatgcttatatatcaagtcgagtgggagcaagattgtattcttgatattgtatgtcgatgacatactcttgattgggaatgacattcattcctctcttatcttcggttaaaggatggttaaagaaccatttccagatgaaagatctgggtgaggcacaacgcatactggaaatccgtatctaccgagatagatcacgacggacgttatcacttagtcaggagtcttatttggataatattcttgaaaggttcatcatgaccaactccaagaaggggaaccttccaatgacgtctgggatgcagttgagcaagtctcagtcacccacgacgcctgaaggggttgagcgcatgagtcgtgttccgtatgcatcagctataggatcaatcatgtatgccatgatatgtgcacgtccagacgtggcatatgcattgagtatgacgagtcggtaccaaaagaatccaggtacctacggaggactaaggattcggtattgacttatggaggagatactaagctatgcgcaaccggttacgctgatgctagcttccaaacggatcgagatgattcataATCTCAGtctgggttcgtcttcactcttaatggtgttgcggtcagctggaagaattccaaacaggatgttgtagcaagATTTTACTactgaattatgataagcatgaagggcacgttatttccatgggaattaaacgtgttcctgagttgtaatagttgattatggattcgatacattatctttttcatatactatttataacttcatcgttttaatataatattttgtttatcATGTGGATtttactgacaactttgaacgccacaaagtgaattgaattacattatatttgttttggtccgtaatcgccttaatgagctgataactctggctattatattgtgcagtcgatagatggtgggttcaacgagccataagtcaaacggttgactgatcgatcacagatgcgagattataacgatacctcgtaggacaaaattttgtgacaacgtaatggagtcctaaatgtttaaaaacattcggtgccaggtcgtggattggacttccattgtgttcctagagtcgattcttttgactatctactgtctcttgagattaaggcagtttttgggtgactttggtttctttctcacggtctgccgtaactggaggccaagtagattttttctgggtcatttaaTATTGTGCTTACatatgcaggattcgagttgaggaaaatatccaacctttatcaggtatagttatttctcagggccactcgaggagttgtaactgaaatgcatggccatgctcgaatgatgattcgtttatcagttaagttactctctagtcggggaaaccactcttgatattgatcacttttaaaatacgacctttgtgaatacggaatttgcaaattgttttacattgagtgggagaaattttaggatatgagaatcggttattgcacatacacttgtgaggacaaatgggagtttgttggagcttgtgtcctccacaaattagtgtgataacatttataaatctcttataggttcacaagagtatacttcgtattttatcagttgattaacgaatacctaataacggttggcttgctagaaagttagacattattatcatactgatggcggtgatcaactggtccctaaaagtcacacctaaaggatgtgtttgagagatgtgattatggaaatgtaatcacattgatgccttatatgactaaacagttagtcaacgtgttgatgagacgattatttaatgccgattaaataatattaggttTGAGAGCAATTAATCATGTCAAttaagtaaattgaatataataagttatattaaattaatgtatataatgttagcttggacgaattaatatgttaattcgtaactaaatgtaatcggttatatttaattagctaattataaatatgcgatatttatagttaaagtatattttacacgagattgttataatatatgttgtcaagccggatttaataaatcgactacaatcagttatgtatggacttattaaaacggGACAACAGATATGACAATCAATAAAATgtacacattatatataattttagaATAACCGGAAATAAGAGGATTTTAATCCTGATTTGTGGTTGTTAATAAAACCGAAAAAAGGGAAAGAAATATCTCCCATATATACTCCAACCTACGCGGTTTTAGAGGGAGGTGAAGGAGAtcatttcttaacctaatttttctacctagcacactctcatcaaaatacacacaaaacctgaggggcatttctcggagcatcttgggtgcaactaataggcgaatatcattgcgatattgttcttaggccgaattcgctaggaccgaaggttgattcttcatcctcttctattttgtttatgtaattttcttttatgactagttatcatcattataaatttgttataatccttattattaaagggaagcatacagataatttCCACAACCACCTATGTGAAAAATTCTCGTATGGAGAATTATTACCAACACCCTCTCGGTTGGTGATAATTTTGCAAAAAGGAGCTTCGATATGGATCATAGTTGCAAACTCTATAATCATGATGAGAGGGCTGTGGAAACAATGGAACATCTTTTTCGGGACTATGATGTTTCTAGGAGGGTATGGGCTTGCTCTGATCTTGGCATTCGATACGACTGCCGTTTGCCTGTTGGCTTAGCGAAGTGGGTCATTAATTGGATCCGCTATCTCGACAAGATGGTTGATGCGGATTTCCGGGTGGTGCGTTTCCTAGCAACTTTGTGGTGCCTATGGAGCTGTCGAAACAGAGTTTTATTTAGGGGGGAGGCCTTTCATCCGATGATGTTTCTTAATTATTGGTCACAAGTGGTTAAAATTGCTGACCAAGCAAGGGAAAAGGTGAAGAAAACAAGGGATAAAGGTGAAAGGACGGGCCATGAGTGTTATGACCATGATTCAAATGATGCGAGCTTGACGTGGATTCGGGAGAGTCACCCTATTAATATTATCGGGAGTTTGAATTCATGTGAGCGTATTAGGGTTATGGTTGATGCAGGATGGAAATCTTTTGACAGGGCTGGGATTGGAGGGTCGCGCTCACGGGTTCAGGGAACAGGTTCTATAGCAGGAGCAAAGCGATTAAGGCTGAATCGGCTCTTCAGGCTGAGACAATTGGAATCAAGGAAGTCCTTATGTGGGCAAAGCAATGTGGATTCTGGCATTTGGAGGCTTCTACAAACTGTCTTCCCCTAGTTTGTTTCTTTGCAGGATTTGAACGGACGCATCACCTGGCGTTAGGAGTCCTTGAAGACATCCGTTTGTTAGGCTCATTTTTTCATTGTCTAtcttttagttttattcctaggTCTTTTAATGTGTATGCTCATGGCCTTGCTTGCAAGACTATGACTAATTAGGGTACCTCTCTTTATAgctgtccaaaaaaaaaaaaaaaaaaaaaaaaaaaaaaaatcctcttGTAGAAATGGTGAATTTGTGGTAGCAGATAATTGAATTTGAAGAAAGAGAATTAACAGATTAGCAATTGTTGCGTTTTGGAATAAAGCATTTTTCGGCATATATAATTGAATAAATATTAGGGATAATTGATAAACACTACCAACATTAAGACCGACTTTCACAATCACTACCATGATAAAAAAAAGTTCTATAATCAATACCAAGATGTGATCTCCGATTTACTCTCACTACCAAAACACATTTTCAGTCAACAAATAAGATAAACTGACCAAAATACCCTTCTCATTAACACTAACTCACCACTCTTACATAACTCAAACCCAACATTCTATCACTTACCATTTTCTACCCACCACTTTCACCCACCACCGCCTTCACCACCCATCACCACCCTCTCATCATCAGGAACACGCATAACCACGGTCTTTTGATCGCCACAGACAAATTCTACCTTATCTCACTCCTTCTAATCGACCACCTTTTCTCGAAACCCGCCATCCCGTTAGATCTGCAGTGGTATGTGTGGTTGTTGGTCGAAATTAAAGAAGCTAAGGAGCATGAATCGAGGAAGGAGCGTAAAGTAGTGGTAAGAGTTGTGTGGTGGTGCAGATTGTGGTGGGAGGGGGAGTGCTTTGTGCGAGAGAGGAGAGAGGTGGCGGCTGTGGTGAGTGGGATAATTGGATTGTGGCGTAAAAGGAGGATTAGTAGGATGGTATTTGGTGGCGGTTGTGGTGAGTGGGATAATTGGATTGTGGCGTTGTGGTGGTTATGGCGTGTTTCCGACAGCGGATATGGATAATTGGTGGTGAGGTGCGAGTCGTGGATTGAAGGTGTTTGGCGGTGAGGTATGTGTGGTGAGTGTTGGGTTATGGTGACTGGTGGTGGAGTCGGGGTAGGGATTAGTGGCGAGGTGGGTGTGGTGAGTGTTTGGTTATGGTGACTGGTGGTGGAGTCAGTGTGTGGGAGTATAGAATAAGAGGGAGGGTAGAATGGGTATATAATACAAAGAATTGACCGGAAAATTTTAAATATGCCTGAAAAGTACAGTTTTCAGGGGAGTTGGTACTAAAATTGAATCGGAGTCTACATCTTGGTATTGATTATAGAACTTTTTTTATCATGGTAGTGATTGTGAAAGTTGGTCTTAATGTTGGTAGTGTTTATCAATTATCCCTAAATATTACTCCTTTCAAAATGTTCATATCTTATGTGTTAAGGGACGTGTGTACACTTTGATTCACAGCTGTAAATGAAAAGTAATTATGTATTAAGTTTTAAAACAAGTCATGACCAATAATACTCAATACGAAATACATTCTAATTCTAGTCAATGTGTAGCATTTTGAACAAATTGCGATTCATTCTCTGTTCAACATTGAAAAACCCGAGCTTTTTCCAAATTAGAGTTTCACTTACAACCATATAGAAGAATATTGACTAATATTGTTTACTTAATATACATTTATTTTTGGTATAAAGAGAGTCGCAATAGCGATTATGATGCTGATGGGAGTTAAACCCATATCATAAATATTACATCTAATAACTTTACCGATTAAGTTTTTTTGAGGTAAACTTTACCGATAAATATTACATCTAATAACTTTACCGATTAAGTTTTTTTGAGGTAAACTTTACGGATTAAGTTAGTGACATGTTATTGCCTATTGAGCATGTATATTGCCACTTTGTGTATCTAGGGAAGCTAATATCTAGACAGTTTAAGATTGAACTTTGAAAATTCTTATACAGCAGCCCTAAAAAGAAATTTTCATAGCATAATATTACAGTATTTATCTTGGTCAACGTTGTAAATGGGAACAAAACTGGCATTATTTGATGTCCcaattttaaggaatttgaaCCACTCCCTTGAAGGCTTGGATGGATTCACTATGAGAATCTATGGTCCACACTACAATTTCACGTGGCAAAGACACAATAATTATGGTTAGAGGGATGGGTATAGTTCGGTTTGGATCGGGTTGATCTTGAATTTACGTTAGTTAACTTATACTTTGATCATCGATCTAAATTCAAACCAGTTTGCAACCGAAACTCAACAATGTATTTCGTGTCCAATGTTGATCTTTTCCACTTTCCTATATAGGATGTTAATCTATATGCATCCTCCTTTGTCTCATCTAACTTATTAAACCCGTTTaaaatttaagacggatattaCCGCCTTATGTGACACTGTGCAAGTCTGTGCTGCTATATAATTATGCAGATTCATTTTGTGATTTGTGAAGGAGAAGTACGATTAAAGAATGTTAATGATTGTCTTGACTACTCCAATACTATTAGTCAGCTTTGCTCCACGAAAGCAGCCACGCCTGGCTCACATGCCATTCTGAATTTTCACATTGGCAACTCATCACTAGTGTAGGGCCACCTCATTTCATCGTCCAATCacgttttggaaaaaaaaaatcaatatcgTATTCATCTAAAAGAAAAACAATAACTAACCCAAAAGAAAAAACTAAGTCCCAAAACTACTACTATATCCCCTTTGTCCCGGTGTATTTACGTTTACTTCTTTCTATAATTGCACATGACTTTTATGAGAGCATGAAGTGGTTGCCCAAATCTCAATCACCATTTTTAAACTATTCCACTTTGGTTATAAGAACTACTTCGTATGTGacaatcacaaattcttatttaagacggatCGAATATAAATACTCCTACAAATCATATGCTTTAACGAACatttaaaataaaagaagaaaaagaaaagtgggGGCTATTTTCTCCAACTTGCAAGGTACTTTCTAAACTTAGACTAAGCAATTTGGTGTTTGGAAAGGTACATGAAGCAAATGAATACATATGGGGAAGGGTTTATGTGATTAGACCATCCACAGCCATCAGATTATTGTAATTGCAATGATATACGCCATACAACAGGGAGACAccttacacaaattcttgtttgtgacggcacatatccgttactcttgagtgacggataccattttacctcacaaagtaccaactttttctctctctgcaacactattcatgtggtcccctttctccactaacccattttgtaaccattttaactcacaaaatatccgccacaaatggtaacccgtcacaagggagaccaattggaCACCTTATTCCGCCTTACTTTTCAACATTCTTTTAGTAGCGGCCAAAGAAATGAGTTGATACGAAACCACTCTAAGTGCAACTTAATGAAATGATCAAAAACCTCTGGAGTCACGACCTAAAACGACCCAAATGACTAGGTTAGAGTGCAAGTAATAGAAGGGTATAAGGCGCTGGTACGAAACTGAAACAAGACCAGAAATGAGGGTTGTACAGGTCCTGGTGAGATGAGCTTATGCAATGGTTTGTCACTGGACCTTGAGAATTTCTGTTATGCACAAAATGGTGCAACAGGAAAATCTGCCAATTGCTTGCGTACAAAATGTAGTAACATACATCTACATATATTATGCAGTGAACCATGCGAGACCAACCAAAACCATAATGTATTCCTCAAAAAGAATTACAGGGTGAAAAGGTTAGTCTTGGATGTAAGAAACATCTCAAATAAGTGTAAGAAACATATAACTCCTCAGATTTCAAAAGGGAGAAAAGACGTTCATGAAAAACAGTAAGAATCATTACATAAATAAGATGTCACCTATGGTGAGTTCTGCAAGAAAGAACACATACCAGGAGATCTGAAAAGATTCCACATTCCCAAATCTGTAAAATCGCACTTCAGTCATACCACAGCGACAACATACGCATTCCAAGCATCTTGTTGCTGAAAACTCGAGACCTCTTCGTATTTATCATCTCGTGAGGTACCAAATCCCCGGATGCTCCTGTTTGTCTCAGTATCTGGCATTTCTCTTATCCAGAAATGAACCCTTTTAAATCCAGCTTCTTCCAAACAGTCCCTTATCTCAGGCAAGGACCATCTGCAATCCAAGAACGGCAGTAGGAACTTAAGGTCTCGTGCATCCAATAACTTAAATCATAAAGGCAGACAGCAGTAGGCATTTAAGCTCTAGTGTATGAGTGTATCCAATAGCTTAAAATCATAAATCAACAGTACAAAAATACCTAATATAGTAATACTACCTCAACCGCTACACAAATATTGGCCCAACAGCTCCTTTTTTGGTCCTCATTAACCAGAAATTGGGTGGCAAATTTATATTTGAATTAGGAAAAAAGTAAAGCCATAATCAAGCTTTTACCGCCACAAATCAAATGAGGTGCTAGGAAATGAGGAATGAACATGACTTACAGCCTCCAACTATAGGAGAAAGCATTGCGTATTTTCTTCTGTGGCTTGTGCAGCTGATAATGGAGGCTAATTCTGGTCATACGCTGAACTACATCAAATCCTGCTTGCTCCCAGGTATACTGTACAAATGTATACAGGTGGATAATATCAGGacacaaaaataaacaaatgaatatCCGTCTGaagtaacaaaaataaacagGCTGTATATAATTACATTGGGACAAAGTTTTAGGAAAGTAAACCTCAAGAAAAAGGATTTGAATTACAAGTTCAACCCCTCTCAATAATTGCATGCATATAGACTAGCCTATGAACCAGAATCGCACTAAAAGTATGCAACCTTGATCGACAATAACATACCGTAAAATTGGGGAATTTTCGCCGGAGCTTTAATTCCTGCTCAGATGAGGTACCACCATATAGATCCATGACAAATATGCCACCCTTTTTAGACAAAGAATCACGGGCATGCTTGAAATATTGAACGAGCTCTCTTCGTTTATGCAGGCAGCAACAGCTGTAGTTGAAAGCACAGATAATATCCCTTTCAGACGATGGCACTGAAGACACTTCTTCTAAAGTATCTTGTGTCACATCTTTAGCTTCGTCAATGGTTACTTTTTGAATGAGATCCTCAGGACTTGATTTAACTAGTCTAGCTTCACGAGGCTGCAGAACATTTCCATGGAAGAGGGAGATCCTGGAACTATTGTCACTACCAACATCCTCAAAATTGTGTTCCATGCACCACACGAGTGCTTCATGGTCTCGATCCACACCTACAGCAGTTCTCCGGGAGTCACTCTTAAGCCACTCTGTACTGTTACACATAAGGTAATGCTTAGAATAGATCAGCATATACAGCATTTGACATTGATTATAATTTGAAACATTCCATACAGAGAAACACTAAGTATACAAATCTAATGCTATTTAAAGCGCTGAAGTGTTCTGCATTTTACCATACGTCCATCCCGAATTAATATTTAAAAAGCTATTTTCCCAGAAACATTTTTATAAACTTGGAACCATTTCATATTGTGATAAAATAGCGCTCAAGTCAACATCATTTTACCACTATAGTCAAACAAGGACAATATAAACGGAATGCATGGAGAATTAAGCAGCCTGATTAGGAAGCAATGGTGTCCCAATTATTTTGTCTGCCTTGTTCGCAACAATTAACATATATTCCATATATTTCGGCTAAGCACCACAAGGTGTACGGTCTATCGTGGTTCCACGTCCACCTAGACCTCATTGACTTCTTAAGGCACTACGGTAAACGTTGTCGCTGCCATTGTGGAAAATCATATCATGAACCACAACAATCTAAAAAAGGCGATAGCTTTATGACTCTAAAGTAACGATGTAGTTTACCTGAGAAGAGCAGTGCCACAAAAGTCCTCCTGGAGATGAAGAGGAGCCCTCCCTCCAACATATATCAAGAAGAACTTCTGTAAGTAGCTTATGTCCCCTTTTGGTGACTACAACCAAACAAATTACATGAAAAATGAGTATACCATTCAGCAAATTCACAATACCAAGCAATAACCCAATCTAAAACCCGTCATTAAAATTCTTAAAGGGCGCTACTTTTTACCCTCGACCATATAATTTACACATTACAAATTAGCATACGAGACGGTCTCATAAAAAAAAAGGGTAGCTAGTATGAGTAAGCAATGACCCCAATCCAAAATCCATTAAATCCTTAAAGGGCACAAATTTCTACCCTGCGCCAATAATTTACACATTACAAATTTGCATAGTAGACGGTCTCATTTATAATAACGGGTAGCTACTAGCTAGTATGAGCAAGCAATGATCCCAATCTAAAGCCCACTATTAAATCCTTAAAGGACACTACTTTCTACCCTCCATCATACTATAATCTACACCGATACAAATTCGCATACAAGACGGTCTCATATCCAATAATGGGTAGCTACTAGCTAGTGTGAGCAAACAATGACCCAATTTACGCCGTTACAAATTCGCATATGAGACGGCCTCATACAATACCCCAATCTAAACCTCATCATTAAATCTTTAAAGGCCACTGCTTTCTACCATCCCCATATAATTCACACATTAAAAATTCTCATACGAGACGGTCTCATAAGTCATAAATACTGCCTACTTAAGCCTCCTATCCAAATTGGGCACTAAAGAACATAACTTTACCCTCGCTATTAAATCCATAAAAGGGCACTAATTTCTACACTCCCCCATATAATTCACACATTACAAATTCGCATACAAGACGGTCACATTACAAATTCTCATACGAGACGGTCTCATAATTAATGACTACCTAAGCCTCCTATAAAATTGGAAACTAAAGAACACAACTTTACACTGATTATCAAAATGGGCAGCTAGTATAAGTAATCAAACCTGAACAGATTTCTGATAAAGTGAGAATTTGgacggaattagggttttaatatgATTTTTTGGGTCAATTTCTTCTTCATTATtaacttcatcttcttcattttcttctgATTCATCATTTGATAAGAAATTAGGTTGGTGATTCTCAGATTGATTAATAAAGTTGTAATCTTCATCATCTGAAGCTAAGTAGGAATTTCTTTGACGTGCTGAACGTTTTTGTTGGTGCCTTTGTTTCTTGCTGTTCTTCCCCATTATTTCTGTGCACGTTTCTGAATTTCTGAGTGTTTGAGTGAGTGCTCTGGGGTTTTGACTTTTGAGAGGGTTTTATCACTTTTTGTGAAAACTTAAACGAGTCGATCTGAGGTCAGCTTGAATAATGGGCTTGGGATTGGTTCACAAATTTAAGCTTAGACACGGTTCGGCTTCGGAGCTCATCGAGCTCCAAATATTGAAGCCCGGTTGCAAAACGTCGCCGACGTTTTATAACAAATCGTCGacggtttttaaaaaaaagacgACTCTTACCCTTatgcatctctctctctctcacccaTTCCTCACATTAACTCTTTAATTAAACACTCCCTCCCTCACGACTCCACCgcccaccacaccaccaccacacgACCACGTCCCCGTTGCATCACCACCGCAACACCTCCATCACCACCGCAACACCTCCACCACCACCGCAGGAACACCAGAACCGACATAGCACCCCTTTTCTGCTCATTCTCCTTGTTTTTAATCAAGtaagtcatttttttttttcaattagtttagttttagttgtttaatttgattaaattcatCCTTGTTTCaactttgttattgttgttttgttcttttcgattgatttgttgttgttgtcgatgtagttgttgttgttttgttgtttgttgttgttgttgtcgatttgttgttgttgtttgttgtttgttgtttgttgttt is a genomic window containing:
- the LOC141627217 gene encoding uncharacterized protein LOC141627217, producing MGKNSKKQRHQQKRSARQRNSYLASDDEDYNFINQSENHQPNFLSNDESEENEEDEVNNEEEIDPKNHIKTLIPSKFSLYQKSVQSPKGDISYLQKFFLIYVGGRAPLHLQEDFCGTALLSTEWLKSDSRRTAVGVDRDHEALVWCMEHNFEDVGSDNSSRISLFHGNVLQPREARLVKSSPEDLIQKVTIDEAKDVTQDTLEEVSSVPSSERDIICAFNYSCCCLHKRRELVQYFKHARDSLSKKGGIFVMDLYGGTSSEQELKLRRKFPNFTYTWEQAGFDVVQRMTRISLHYQLHKPQKKIRNAFSYSWRLWSLPEIRDCLEEAGFKRVHFWIREMPDTETNRSIRGFGTSRDDKYEEVSSFQQQDAWNAYVVAVV